The genomic interval caggacaggggaaATTTAGGGGCCAAACTAATTTTTaagctggggccagtgcccccctggtcCCACCCCTGGATTTACCCCCAgagacattaaaatgttttgttgttcagATCAGCTAATTAGAAAATTTAAACTATTGCGTGGAAATAAATGTCTGTGGGATTTAAGACGTATACAAATCAATGTGAGGATGATTTTAGTCTCAGTTTTAAAGCATTGGTGGATAAAAAGTTAAACCCGCTGAAACGGCTATCtccaaatataaaacatattatgAATGAATCCATGCAGAGTTGAGAGATTATCAAAGCAAAATCCCCCTGATCAGCCTGCAGATCAGGCTCTGCAGGCCCACATATgtgctctgtctgtgctggtATGTAACTGACTGACTTCtcatatcatttttttaatgctttgaCGTCAACGGAGAAAATCACTGCACGTCAGCGGCTGCCATCATGTCCAGGATCATAGGCGTCGCCCTCCTGCTCATGGTTGTTGTCCACAGCGCAGGTTAATAACAAAGAGAGGTTTTATTTCCATagtttttgcatattttacaACTTTTAATTAAGCAACAGTGTCTGActtgtaaaatataaactttgACACACCGCTCTGTTAATAAGTCAATCTCTACGGGGGGAGACTGTAAATGGTTGATGGgtaatttgttctttttccacACAAAGGACATCTTGCTATTTTCCGCTGTGTGCAGCTTTACCGGCCGGATTTCGTGTGACCAAAAAGCAAAAGGTACCGGGGTGAGTCAGATATTTGGGTTAAACATTTTCCACAGTGATGCTATAACCCATGAGAGAGACTGATGACTGGGGCAGCTGAGTacagtgcccattctaaacctgcaTGTTCTGTTCCAAACCCATCCTGGAGCTTTCAGGACATCGTGTCAATCATTGAGGACGTTGGAAACAATGGCTGATGCTGATGCAGACGCCTGTGCTGGTGATTCAAATGGCTTAAGACGGCCGTGGCCTCGAAACGCTGGAGACAAGAAGCCTCTACTGAATATTCCATTTCTGtcatcaaagtgtgtgtgctgctactggAATCACCTCTCATAGCTACACAACCTAACTTAGCTTTTTTATAGCAAGCAAGAAATACATCCCAAAAAGTCATGGGAGCAGGAATATGTGGTGAATACATACACTGATACTTTGTTGTCAAAAATTCAAGTGAAGACAGTGTTGCCTCTTTTGAATCTCTGTATTTGTACCATTATCTTATCTCCCTGTatataaatgattattattatttgacagCGTTAATAATCAGGTCCTGCTGTCACTGATATCTACCTTCTACATGCAAAGAATGTCACCTGTGTTAATCTCCTGTGCGATCCCTGGTGTCAGCTGCAGCCCCTATGGAAGTGGCTTTTCTCGACTGAGGTCGGATTCCCTCCACCAGGCCGTTCCCGATCTCTTGttttgttcacacacaaacagacatcagATATCTAAGTGgaggcttttatttattttttatattatggtGCTTCAGTGATGGAAACCTTTGCTCAAGGTGCAATTTCAGTTTCttatacaaaatgtataaatgtatataagaAAAGGAAGGTAAATAACACTTAAATAGACACCTATccataatacaatataatataatatctgAAGGATCATCAATGTCTCAACCACTTACAAtggattgatttattttgttgctgcagttcAATTTTCAGGAGGTATCCGACATTTCCTTCTTTTAGGAAAGGACATTCTGTGATGACatatgtggttttttttgtggctgTGGCTTCCAGTTGAGTAACTCTCAAATCAAAACACTCTTCTTTTCCACTGATGGAGTGGAACTGACCTCTGTAGGTAAGCAAATAGCTTGACTGAAACTCCCGGTGTCAGGGATTCCTTGTTAGTCATCAGCTATAATCTCTCACTCGAGGACCCAAAATATTGTAGGTCAGCAGTCAGGGGAACAGAGCGCCTTGTTTTCCCATCTTATCTGACGGCTCCATATTTACACCAAAAACACTGCAGTCAAGCaaagagtgcacacacacacacacacacacacgcacacacacacacacacacacgaaagtcaaactgaaaaggCAGTTGGACAGGAAAAAGTGAAGCACAGTAGATAACAAAACCGTCCTGTACTTGCTCCTCCAAGGACTTTTGGAAACTAAACTCTTAAACAGGTAAGCCATCTATTCTTTATCTAAACAACCCTGGTTGaatctttttctttattgagATTTCACTCTATCTACAGAGGTGGTGTAAATCATTCTGCTGACTGCAGCAGGTTGGATCGGAGCCAcactgagagaaaaaaggtCAGTTATCCTTTACTCTGAGTTTGAGCTGAAGAGTAACCCAGACGTGGAGACATGGTTGGATGCTTTCTGACGGGGGGGGGCGTGGAAGTTGGTTCTTAGCAAACAGCTCACTGGAGTGACGCTCTTCTCTTTTCCCAGTTTCCTGTGGATGATCGGTCAAAGTCATTTTGAGTTCTCTCTAACTGTGGTTGATGTGTGGAGCTGTAGCTGTAGATATAGAGACTTCATATCATACACATCTCATATAAGTGCTATttactagaagggcactcagtagagcacaaatcaatatcaataataattattaacatGATCATTTTacctttattattaataataatatttactaACTTTATCATCGCTTTATAAATGCAATGCAATATACCAATGAATTCATGTGCACTGTTTTCTTTAGATTTCAGATGGTGAACTTTCACTTGAAATAGCATGTTTGTAATGGTGTAGCTGTTGGATACGTCACTCATCACCGCATCACCGTCACTCACCCGAAACATGTTCTTTACGTTGTTGAAAGCCAACCACAGAAAACATTAATCATGCTTTAGTCACCAGGAACAGacgctgcaggaaaacaaattaACAGTGTTGGCAGTAAagagtgaacaacaagctgaaaACCATTACTGATGTGTTGTTGACTGTGTTGGTACATAGCAAGCCTCCattatccttttatttatttatttgtgacagTGGATGGACAGTTCAGGTATGTCTCGGCGGGTGGTCCAGGTCCAGCCGGAGAGCAGGGATCATGAGGCAGGTCAGTGGAGCACTGGCCTGTGTGAGTGCCATAAAGACATAGGGGACTGTAAGTACTCAGCATCACACATGTTTGTGGATTGACTGTATTTCTGACCATCAGCGCTGAGTAACAGGTGTCATATTTTTGTGTACTTTCAGGCTGCTTTGCCCTGTGCTGCCTCCCAGTATTCACTTGCAAGGTGACCAGTGCGGTGGGGGCGTGTCCCTGCCTGCCTCTGCTGGACTGTATTGGCTGTGTGCCGCCGGCCGCTCTCGCCATGAGGGCTTCTGTCAGAGAACGATATGGTATACAggtaatgaataataataataacatgatgAGGTACgaagtttttaaaatgcatcatttgTGGCCTCATGTACATCCCAACTGGATTGTTGgacattgtttttcaaatgccATTGGGAAACTAAAATTCCACTTGTCCCCATTGCCACTAGTCCCcttaaagctgcaccaaacttcacagaCTCTCAGAGAGACCCCTAAATATTCTGGATTTGTTTTCCATCACACTCCACTGATCTGGATCTTCAATAGGGGCAAAACTTACAGGGAATAGACAATGGTCATGGCTGGGCCACGCAAAGGAATACATGCAGTGCTCGACATGAAGTTCATAGAGAAACTGGCAGGGAAGAGGTGTGTGCAGGTGACTGACTTGTGTTGAGGTGCATGTGTGGTGAGTGCAATGGTGGGAAACTGAACAAATGGAGGAAGTAAAGCTGGAGGCcatgaacaggaagtgagagatCAGTCCAGACGGCTCTTCacaggttcttccctgacgcATACCGCATGGTTCCACCACGTTTCGAGGTGATCCAAtctggtagtttttgcgtacgtattcttgttcacaaacaaacatacaaaccgaCTTATAAAGAAACaataggggtgaaaacataaccttcttgcCGGAGGTTATGGAATTACAAATTATACCAAAAAGTAGTAAGAGTACTTTGGTCCATTATGAGCCTCCAGAGCATTTTCAATCCTCCCTGTCCAAGATTCTCCAGGTCTCAAGATGAACAACATTCTTCCAGAGCATATTCCCTGATGTAGCGTTTTAACAGTAGTACTGGAAAGCCTTTTTCCTGATTTTAACCCTGAATTGGTTGCTCCTGACTATTTCAGTTTGAATACATTGTAAATCTAATGTGCTATACGCATGGTGATGTCAAACTCCAGGCTGGTTTATACACACTGCAGCACTCTATTGATCTGTTTATTGTGAGCATAGAAGTCACATGTTCTCGCCTTGtggaaaatgtgattaaaacatGTACTATGCCATGTCTACAGTTGCTTTCTGCTGCAGTCATTAATTCAGTTTTCCTTTAACATGTGGTGCATCTTAAACATGTGTTTCCCTGggatgttttcctgtttctcacAGTTCCGTGAGAAACAGGAAAATCCGGGCACCAACTCGAACCACATTGTGTCTCGACCTCAATAACAAAGAAGTGCTGGGGCTTTGAAAAAATGACCACTGCTGCTGAGATAATGACACGTTTCAGTGATGCCAGTGATGACTGTGCATTACTTTAGGGATGCAAACAGTGATTTGAATCTGTGTGGTGACATCAGATGAAACGAAGACTGAGGATGCAGTGAAACCAGGAcataaaattaataaatctgCCCAAGAACTATAAATAACTAAAAGAATAAACAGCAAACTGTTGTGGTTGCCTTTAAGAAGCTGCTCAGGCTTCTCTGCCTATGCTTCTGCGTGCATGTCCCACAGACATCAGCTCTCCATCACCATTCACTGCACATCCACATGCAAACAGCGCATATCTGAGGCCAAGATGCTAGTTTGACGTCGGATCAACCGGTTTTCGGGACAGTGGAGATAAGGCAGGAGGTGGGAGCGATTGGAGGCCAGGCAGGCGGCGGCTGGAGCGCTGCCATGTTAGAAGGAGGTGGTTGGTAATGTTGGCTCCTCTGGAGGCGGAGTGGGCCGTGGGCCGCTGTCAATACTGCCAGAGAATGAGCTTCGGGAAGATGCCAGATAAGTTCTTATTGAAACAAGTCCCAGCATGTAGGTTGTTTATAAAGCAAGGCAACAGTTCTCCAGTACAGCTTGTGTGTATCAGGACACATGTTAAACGGACCGCAGCTCTTTGGATATGCGTTGAAAGCTCTGGATCATCTCACTGGGAAAATGCTGTTATTCTTCATCTGAATTCTATAGTGACCTATTGCTGCACTCTGGTTGAACTCCGTTTATCCTTTGTTCGAGgaactcagctgactgacaAGCACCCTTATCATACAGAACcctatttcctctccaacacatttagCAGGCAGCCTATAGTCACGCCTTTACAGACTACATGTACATgttccagacacagaacaatacattcacacacacacacacaccccgcgTTTCTTTTTGGTCAGGGGCGTAACCCACACAGAGATATGCGAGCATAGACATCTCCCTCACAGCATCCACCTCGCCtgtgtgatcctttctgcagaaagctttcGCAAATAAACTTACATCGACGTTGTGGTCCCTTATGTCACGTTCCACTTTGAATTGGAGGGACTGATATTATGTTGAGTTTGGACCCAGCGGGGACGACGATGCAAGTAATAATAGGCGATCAGTTGACAGTGCTGactcattatcattatcacatGCACAGGCTGCACAGGCCTTCTAACTGTGGCGCTACGACTTCATCGATTCATCAACCCTCACCCACCAGCTCTGCATCGCGGCTCCTGTTGCTAAGAGCAAAGACTTGGCTGCAAGACACTTGTTACTGTGTCACTGACCAATACACATTCCATAAAATTACCTTACTACTTCATGCACTTTGTTTGTAGCGTATTTACTTAATTTGTTGATCTTCTTATTGTAAAGGAATGTAGTTTTAAGTGTAATTGTAACTTAAATGAATACTGTTAAATACAAAGGGTGCTCATCAGTGCCACAGGTAAACGAAACACTCAACTGCATTGTACATCGGCGAAAACTGTCTTTCTCTGCACCTAAATGCAAATGTTCACCTTTTGTTCGAGCCTCCCACCTGTGTTCAGGCCTCTCTGTGTCTTACAGGGGAGTGTGTGGAGCGACTGCCTGTACGGATGCTGCTGCTATCCGCTATCCTGGCTCCAGATCTCCAGAGAGCTGAAAAGGAGAGCAGCAACccacgcctcctcctcctcctcctcctcatcggCCAGATCCACGGCTCTGACCTCCCTGCAGGGGGCGCACTTGGTCTAGACACCATCCACCACTTTTCTTCAGCAGTCCTCCAGAGCCCAGGAGTTGATTTAATCACACTTCCTTCAGTCTACAGCCGCTCCCTGTTACCTCTGAGAATTCAGCAGGGACACAATGTGTCCCACAGAGAGGAAAGTTCAGTTTGTCCAAAGATGAAGTAAAAGAACTGTGATAAAAGCAGGGGTCATTATGCAAGTTAGCTTGGGGCATCAATCATCTTATTTGTTTAGATTCTTTTGGTGGTGGAAAGTAatcaagtacatttactcaagtagtTAGATACTTTACTCATGAATCCTATTTGAATGcaatattttcactttgttcaTATCAATTGTAGGCTAATGTTAGTATCATGATATTTACCACACTAAGCAATAGCTAACTACATTTACAATTAAGATTTTACACACCCATgtgaaatgtatatataaatatgcaatTTATTGTTACAGTTCATTCTTCTGATTcctaaaaaacacaacagacctAGCAGTCCCACAAAGGATTTATCCTCTAACATGGTTTTATCTGAATAATTATTTGACTCCCAAAAGTTACAAAAACTCCAATATTTCCCAAAAGAGCAAAAGTTAAGACACATTTTCAACAGGATAGTGCATACCTCTACCAGTCCCCTTTAATTTGATTAAGacgcaccaaattccacacactcatagactTTAGCTACCTAAATATGccttttttccccatcaagatccatgaattattccctggtaaaacagtgaaaatgttgaaacacACCTTgcaacataaaagaaaaattcctggatctgccccctgatccagatctgcaccacaaATGTAAGGGGGTCCTCTCTGACACTCACCACATcccttcaccaagtttcatggaaatcattttctgttgtttttcagtattaacaaacaaactgacaggggtgaaaactgAGTTAAAAACGTGAATGGATTTCAGAGGCCAACCTATTTTTTCCACTCACCACTGACCTTACTTACTCATCTCTTTATGCAactggttttgtgttttattcctgAGTTCATTTTTGTTGGCCTCTTCCTTTGAATCGCTATATTTGCTTCGCATTCGCGTATGTGTGACCGAGCTCTTAGAATCAACCAAGGGAGATTGGTTGGTTTTTAAATGCGCTACCAATCTCTCCCATCTAACCTCAATGAGGTTTCTATCTGAGGATCTGTgaattgtcatgtttttgtgttccATTGTCTTcctacagaaataaaaactcagatctggaaacatttaataaagGTTAAacagacaagggtgaaaacaaaacttgaaTCCAGGCAAATGGCAGCGGCAACAACAGGAGAATGACGGAGAACATTCAAACGAAAGCTCAGAGGCACGTGTCGCATGTGCCAGGGAGGACattctcttttcttcttatCATTCCTCTATCTGAGAACTGACTTGCACTTTAAATAATGAGGTCATTTTGTGGTACAATGACGTCTGAGCTTTTACCAGATGCGTGACGGCCAGATAGTCCCGACGTCTGACTGTCAAAAGGCTCTGACGCCCGTCGGACAGGACGGACCAGTCGGGGACATGCACGCTTGCGTTGTCCCTGTCACGATCACCACATCTCGGCGGGTTTATAAGACGCCACAGTGCCCTTCAAATTCCCCAGTCGTAAACATCTGGGATTTGTCCCCAAAGTCTCTTCTCGCTCCAATTGGACAGACAGTAAGGTAGGACAATCCGCTAACTGAgcaatttgttattttaatatttaatttttagaGTTGGTATTCAAGAAACACTTGATGGctcaaattgttttttcaatGGTTTTGCAACAGACTAAGTATGCTGTAACTTGAGGTGAAGAATTGCAATACACAGCTGTCATGGAAATTCTGCAACCTGCGGATTTATGAAACCCtttcaaagaaaacagaagtAGACCAAATCTTTTCTCAAGACCGTTTCTAGGAACCACCAAGTCAGCATTTCTTGGAGATGTTGTTCTGCATTTTATTCCAtttcagaaaaagagaaagagagaaaaaatttCATTGGCAATTGAGTTCTGAATCTCACTTTATTTTACCTCCAGCTGTTCCTGTTTTAGTTGATTCATCggttttaatagattttttttgctttaagtAAAATTGcgtatacttttatttattcctaCGGCTTTCATGTTTTGCTTTTACTGTTtactctttgtgttttcttggtgtCCTGgaatgtttaattcattttctgCATCGGCCATGTCATAAATGAGGTCTCTGCCTCCATATATTTCTGAGGCAAATAAAAGTTGAGTgaatgaattaaacaatagaacTGAGTCCATTCTGGTGCCTTTTCTGCCTCAAATAACTTGTTTCTGCAGCAGTCAGAGGAAACCAAGTCTGCttttcagaaacaaagacacTTGAGTGACCATTCACGTTTGAAATAATCCAGTGGGTTTGAAGATCTAGACGAAAATTATGCAAACCcacaaaagaacattttgagTATGTCATACTTTTTGCCATTTTTAATGAATCTCTACATGAACAGCTAGATTTCCATAGACAGTGATCAAACAGCTTTTTTCGAAATTCAACAAATATTAGTATTTAGCCGAGAAAAAAGCCTTTGTCGGGGTTTAAAATCGGATTGTAAAGTTATCTTCACAGTGACTGTTTTCTTC from Hippoglossus stenolepis isolate QCI-W04-F060 chromosome 23, HSTE1.2, whole genome shotgun sequence carries:
- the LOC118103040 gene encoding cornifelin homolog B-like produces the protein MDSSGMSRRVVQVQPESRDHEAGQWSTGLCECHKDIGDCCFALCCLPVFTCKVTSAVGACPCLPLLDCIGCVPPAALAMRASVRERYGIQGSVWSDCLYGCCCYPLSWLQISRELKRRAATHASSSSSSSSARSTALTSLQGAHLV